A window of Gammaproteobacteria bacterium contains these coding sequences:
- a CDS encoding ferredoxin family protein, whose protein sequence is MTFVVTEQCIKCKYTDCVEVCPVDCFYEGPNFLVINPDECIDCALCEPECPVNAIMSEDDLPEEYQKYTEINKKLADQWPNITSIKPAPKDADEWANKPDKFIHLQPYIDE, encoded by the coding sequence ATGACATTTGTAGTCACTGAACAATGTATTAAGTGTAAATATACTGACTGTGTAGAAGTTTGTCCTGTGGATTGTTTTTACGAAGGCCCCAATTTTTTGGTCATTAATCCGGACGAATGTATCGATTGCGCGTTATGCGAGCCAGAGTGTCCGGTTAACGCCATCATGTCTGAAGATGATTTGCCTGAAGAATATCAAAAATATACTGAGATTAATAAAAAATTAGCTGATCAATGGCCGAATATTACAAGCATCAAACCTGCGCCTAAAGATGCAGATGAATGGGCAAACAAGCCGGATAAGTTTATCCATCTGCAGCCTTACATTGATGAGTGA
- a CDS encoding ATP-dependent DNA helicase, producing the protein MSDLLLSILGEEGSLKSVYPGFVSRSSQVAMAEAVEEAIHGHTTLVVEAGTGIGKTFAYLIPALLSDKKTLVSTGTKNLQDQLFHKDLPTLKKFLAINKKVVLLKGRSNYVCLYSVDAPRQNQLFESKEAANDFSKIERWSKITTTGDLSELENFSEDSSVFQHVVSTTESCLGNSCEFYEKCFVVKARREALSADVVVVNHHIFFADLSLKEESLGKLLPEAETVIFDEAHQLYDAASSFLSQRFSSRQLLLLIKDIQAEYLMLGADHPGILRLVLAIKQEVTNFRLSMDGSVSNIGSRRDAWFEIAGKKTVKKSLENLCEQLSELTRCLAEQSQRSKGLENAWERASELSGFLNNLLTEKESNADVNIRSFSIDNEARAQVSSGVYKSLHEQRSKRATKLSIERRWIFWFETFLTGFMIYKTPIDFSAQLSSAMNDPKKSWIYASATLDAGFGVDHFTKPLGITSNNTLILESPFNYPEQARLYFPHYLPDVTDDDFIPKWMEAIIPLLEAANGRTFLLFTSHRAMKQAHDYLKKMDFALLVQGQTTKHALLENFKTTERAVLLGTSSFWQGVDVQGAALCCVCIDKLPFASPGDPVTKARINAYKSAGRDPFYEYQLPHAVIMLKQGVGRLIRSETDKGVLVIGDMRLITRNYGAAFLKAMPKALMVRDEGKVVEFLRGIE; encoded by the coding sequence ATGAGTGATCTTCTATTAAGTATTTTAGGTGAAGAGGGCAGTCTTAAGAGCGTTTACCCAGGTTTTGTTTCGCGTTCGTCACAAGTGGCCATGGCAGAGGCGGTTGAAGAGGCTATTCATGGGCATACAACATTGGTTGTTGAAGCGGGGACCGGTATTGGTAAAACATTCGCTTATTTAATACCTGCCTTACTTTCTGATAAAAAAACCTTGGTTTCTACAGGTACAAAAAATCTCCAAGATCAACTATTTCATAAAGATTTGCCAACATTAAAAAAATTTTTAGCCATTAATAAAAAAGTCGTTCTTTTAAAAGGGCGCTCGAATTACGTTTGTTTATACAGTGTTGATGCCCCACGGCAAAATCAATTGTTTGAAAGCAAGGAGGCGGCCAATGATTTTTCTAAAATTGAACGATGGTCAAAAATAACGACGACAGGTGATCTGAGCGAGTTAGAGAATTTTTCTGAAGATTCCAGTGTGTTTCAGCATGTAGTGAGCACTACAGAAAGTTGTTTGGGAAATTCATGTGAGTTTTACGAGAAGTGTTTCGTCGTTAAGGCGCGTAGAGAAGCGTTATCCGCTGATGTCGTGGTGGTGAATCATCATATTTTCTTTGCTGATCTATCTTTGAAAGAAGAATCTTTGGGGAAATTATTGCCTGAGGCTGAGACTGTTATTTTTGATGAGGCACATCAATTATACGATGCTGCATCCAGTTTTTTGAGTCAACGATTCTCGTCGCGTCAATTATTATTATTGATTAAAGATATTCAAGCTGAATATCTCATGTTAGGTGCGGATCATCCCGGTATTTTGCGGCTGGTGCTTGCAATCAAGCAGGAAGTGACAAATTTTCGTTTGAGCATGGATGGGTCTGTAAGTAATATTGGAAGTCGACGCGATGCTTGGTTTGAAATTGCAGGCAAAAAAACTGTTAAGAAAAGTCTTGAAAATCTTTGCGAACAGCTTTCAGAATTGACGCGCTGTTTAGCAGAGCAAAGCCAGCGTAGCAAAGGATTAGAAAATGCTTGGGAGCGTGCCAGTGAATTGAGTGGGTTTTTAAATAATTTACTGACAGAAAAAGAATCAAATGCTGATGTTAATATCCGAAGCTTTTCGATTGATAACGAGGCGCGTGCGCAGGTGAGCAGCGGAGTGTACAAATCATTACATGAGCAGCGAAGCAAGCGCGCAACAAAGTTATCAATTGAAAGGCGATGGATATTCTGGTTTGAAACTTTTTTGACAGGATTCATGATCTATAAAACTCCTATTGATTTTTCAGCACAATTATCCTCGGCAATGAACGATCCAAAGAAGTCATGGATTTACGCTTCTGCAACGTTAGATGCTGGTTTTGGTGTCGATCATTTTACTAAACCGTTGGGTATTACATCTAATAATACATTAATTTTAGAAAGTCCGTTTAATTATCCAGAGCAAGCTAGGCTTTATTTTCCACATTATTTGCCAGATGTGACAGATGATGATTTTATTCCGAAGTGGATGGAAGCGATTATTCCTTTGCTTGAAGCGGCTAATGGACGAACTTTTTTATTATTCACTAGTCATCGTGCCATGAAACAGGCGCATGATTATTTGAAAAAAATGGATTTTGCTTTGCTTGTTCAGGGTCAAACAACCAAGCATGCTTTGTTAGAAAACTTTAAAACGACTGAGCGAGCGGTATTGCTGGGAACCAGTAGCTTTTGGCAAGGCGTGGATGTTCAAGGCGCTGCATTATGTTGTGTTTGCATTGATAAATTACCTTTTGCATCTCCAGGGGACCCGGTGACAAAAGCGCGAATTAATGCTTATAAATCTGCAGGGCGTGATCCTTTTTATGAGTATCAATTGCCACATGCGGTGATTATGCTAAAACAGGGGGTTGGAAGATTAATTCGTAGCGAAACCGACAAAGGCGTTTTGGTGATAGGGGATATGCGTTTGATTACTCGGAATTATGGCGCAGCGTTCCTAAAAGCCATGCCAAAAGCGCTGATGGTGCGAGACGAAGGAAAAGTGGTGGAATTTTTGCGTGGAATAGAATAA
- the tsaB gene encoding tRNA (adenosine(37)-N6)-threonylcarbamoyltransferase complex dimerization subunit type 1 TsaB — MKILGLEVSGNACSVALCHGDEYYKKTVDAPKKQGALILSMVDAALTTMGLVGSDLDVIAFDCGPGSFTGVRLTTAVAQGLAFGWNKLLLPISSLQALAYKTYRQDKTELPIWVAIDARKQEVYVAAYQFRQDEVIVVYPEQVVAPEQVPFADFSLLSTPEAVDLINLALYQIKHGVKPIAAEEVQPIYLRNKVTD, encoded by the coding sequence ATGAAAATATTAGGTCTTGAGGTTTCTGGAAATGCTTGTTCTGTTGCATTATGTCATGGTGATGAATATTACAAAAAAACTGTAGATGCGCCAAAAAAACAAGGCGCATTAATTCTCTCCATGGTCGATGCAGCATTAACGACGATGGGTTTAGTAGGCAGTGATCTTGATGTTATTGCCTTTGACTGTGGCCCAGGTTCTTTTACAGGGGTGCGATTAACAACTGCGGTTGCACAAGGGCTTGCATTTGGATGGAATAAGTTGCTCCTGCCTATCTCCAGTTTGCAGGCGTTGGCGTATAAGACGTATCGTCAAGATAAGACCGAGCTGCCTATATGGGTAGCGATTGACGCGCGTAAGCAAGAAGTTTATGTGGCAGCGTATCAGTTTCGACAGGATGAGGTGATCGTTGTTTACCCAGAGCAAGTCGTTGCGCCTGAGCAAGTGCCTTTTGCCGATTTTTCTTTGTTATCAACTCCCGAGGCTGTTGATTTGATTAATTTGGCGCTCTATCAAATAAAACATGGGGTGAAACCCATTGCTGCAGAAGAAGTGCAGCCTATCTATTTGCGCAATAAGGTGACGGACTGA